A stretch of the Vanacampus margaritifer isolate UIUO_Vmar chromosome 6, RoL_Vmar_1.0, whole genome shotgun sequence genome encodes the following:
- the LOC144054132 gene encoding protocadherin-15 isoform X1: MAAAAKLKWTPLVMLLLHLPSVAGMSGWGGCLDGQDIYSRVAENSLCGEVVADLMADPPGEGVEWRLHGKDADWFFVDGGLIRLNSSPEKVLDREMQGPVLMVELSCYEDDVLQSVSRIVVEVLNENDNWPEFVEDTIQSVVVSELTPVDALVFTVLATDADNDQLIYSIDQSSPDADYFKINLFYSGEVMLAKALDYETKTQLFLTVHAAEMNTAEHFNTSIDIMVEVQDGDDQYPQFLPCTLLFQDRTNRICTSPVYTVNVTEGKEDFVLDFFPGPIHAVDGDKGLSATVNYAILSGDDHGRFLMDRMTGEMRFTRAVKDRLATPALHLQVMAFQDDDPRKYSVATVLVRVLAVNRFHPVFDLAEYHGFVTAGNSPASLVYTYGNRALMLHVQDQDFKHGFNPMIYFTFSPTSNHTGIYRVTQEGLLIARANQLKARQKHLLHVMARDRESGDAVVAAVVVEVLSESQSIPLSALVDDRAVSCTLGKALFLSTAFLTVLGSAATLVLWLKRKQKGHLDPLERGCVPQGKHPNVSLRWFQLVNPSNSTPRVDDVSFSSEDYGTTNPSFSFSGKDPTSCQGPIQLNSSSNNPTAPLDATLSLAEATCTTITFNNVNVSAPTRNLSCLSTFRPNSVDSNPAETKESSSETPPLDEAVQSTCLDSHTSTGEDPLDTSASPSPSSVSVPRSHARIASAEIEKPFNKPHVASPPNPAHPPLLPSPLAKQTSTPPPTPEQAPLKATLVMVDASPELSEQRWSEEEDQPCTSLDQPEQPEHQQVDHPSNSEDDNGFLGDEDADKNSESELEEDEEELLSIMSRCNPMFVTFTP; the protein is encoded by the exons ATGGCTGCAGCTGCCAAACTGAAGTGGACCCCCCTTGTGATGCTCCTCCTGCATCTACCTTCAGTCGCAG GGATGTCGGGATGGGGTGGTTGCTTGGACGGTCAGGACATCTACTCCAGGGTGGCGGAAAACAGCCTGTGTGGAGAAGTGGTGGCTGACCTCATGGCGGACCCCCCAGGGGAGGGGGTTGAATGGAGGCTGCACGGGAAAGACGCCGATTGGTTCTTCGTGGATGGAGGACTCATACGTTTGAATTCATCTCCAGAGAAAGTGCTTGACCGAGAG ATGCAGGGTCCTGTGCTGATGGTGGAATTGTCATGCTATGAAGATGACGTGCTTCAG AGCGTTTCCAGGATTGTGGTGGAGGTTCTCAACGAGAATGACAACTGGCCCGAGTTTGTGGAAGACACGATCCAATCTGTTGTCGTCAGCGAG CTGACTCCGGTCGATGCGCTCGTGTTTACCGTCCTGGCAACTGATGCAGACAATGACCAGCTCATTTACTCCATTGACCAGTCATCT CCTGACGCAGACTATTTCAAAATCAACCTTTTCTACAGCGGGGAGGTGATGCTCGCCAAAGCTCTTGACTATGAGACCAAAACGCAGCTCTTTCTCACCGTCCACGCCGCC GAAATGAACACAGCTGAGCACTTCAACACTAGCATCGACATCATGGTCGAAGTCCAGGATGGAGACGACCAGTACCCTCAGTTCCTACCCTGCACGCTGCTGTTTCAGGACCGTACCAATCGGATTTGCACCAGTCCCGTGTACACCGTCAACGTCACAGAAGGCAAAGAG GACTTTGTACTGGATTTCTTTCCTGGTCCCATCCATGCAGTGGATGGTGACAAAGGACTCAGCGCCACAGTCAACTATGCCATCCTTTCAG GAGACGACCACGGCCGTTTCCTGATGGACCGAATGACAGGAGAGATGAGGTTCACCCGGGCGGTGAAGGACAGACTCGCCACGCCGGCACTGCATCTTCAAGTCATG GCCTTTCAGGACGACGACCCCAGGAAGTACTCGGTTGCCACTGTGCTGGTCCGTGTACTGGCGGTGAACCGGTTCCATCCGGTGTTTGACTTGGCTGAATACCACGGCTTTGTGACGGCGGGGAATAGTCCCGCCTCCCTGGTTTATACCTACGGCAACAGGGCATTGATGTTACATGTGCAGGACCAGGACTTTAAACAT GGATTTAATCCGATGATCTACTTCACCTTCAGCCCCACGTCCAATCACACGGGCATCTACCGGGTCACACAGGAGGGGCTCCTCATTGCCAGGGCCAATCAACTCAAAGCAAGACAAAAGCACCTTCTGCAT GTAATGGCGAGAGACCGGGAGTCAGGTGACGCCGTTGTCGCTGCTGTGGTGGTAGAGGTGTTATCTGAAAGCCAATCAA TTCCTCTGAGTGCGCTGGTAGACGACCGCGCCGTCAGTTGCACCCTGGGCAAAGCCTTGTTCCTCAGCACGGCTTTCCTGACCGTGCTGGGCTCCGCCGCGACTCTGGTCCTGTGGCTCAAGAGGAAACAAAAGGGCCATCTGGACCCCCTGGAGAGAGGCTGCGTGCCCCAGGGCAAGCACCCCAATGTG AGCCTTCGATGGTTCCAACTG GTGAATCCGAGCAACAGCACGCCACGGGTGGATGACGTGAGCTTCAGCAGTGAAGACTACGGAACCACGAACCCTTCATTCAGCTTCTCGGGCAAAGATCCGACATCTTGCCAAGGGCCCATCCAgctcaacagcagcagcaacaacccGACGGCTCCCCTCGATGCCACGTTGAGCTTGGCTGAAGCGACGTGTACCACCATCACCTTCAACAACGTCAATGTCTCCGCCCCCACCAGAAACCTGTCTTGCTTGTCCACCTTCAGACCAAATTCTGTGGACAGCAACCCCGCCGAGACCAAAGAAAGCAGCTCGGAGACGCCGCCATTAGATGAAGCTGTACAGTCCACCTGTCTGGACTCACATACAAGCACCGGAGAGGACCCTCTTGACACCTCCGCCAGCCCTTCGCCTTCGTCCGTTAGCGTCCCACGCAGCCACGCCCGGATAGCCTCAGCCGAGATAGAGAAACCTTTCAACAAACCTCATGTGGCGTCACCACCAAACCCTGCACACCCCCCTCTACTGCCCTCACCCCTTGCCAAACAGACTAGCACACCGCCGCCCACCCCCGAGCAGGCCCCCTTGAAGGCCACGCTGGTCATGGTGGACGCGTCACCTGAATTGTCGGAGCAGAGGTGGAGCGAAGAGGAGGATCAGCCCTGCACGTCGCTGGACCAGCCTGAGCAACCGGAACACCAGCAGGTAGACCACCCGTCAAATTCCGAGGACGACAACGGATTTTTGGGAGATGAAGACGCCGATAAGAACAGTGAGAGCGAATtagaggaggatgaggaagagcTACTGAGCATAATGAGCCGATGCAACCCAATGTTTGTCACGTTCACACCgtga
- the LOC144054132 gene encoding uncharacterized protein LOC144054132 isoform X2, whose protein sequence is MAAAAKLKWTPLVMLLLHLPSVAGMSGWGGCLDGQDIYSRVAENSLCGEVVADLMADPPGEGVEWRLHGKDADWFFVDGGLIRLNSSPEKVLDREMQGPVLMVELSCYEDDVLQSVSRIVVEVLNENDNWPEFVEDTIQSVVVSELTPVDALVFTVLATDADNDQLIYSIDQSSPDADYFKINLFYSGEEMNTAEHFNTSIDIMVEVQDGDDQYPQFLPCTLLFQDRTNRICTSPVYTVNVTEGKEDFVLDFFPGPIHAVDGDKGLSATVNYAILSGDDHGRFLMDRMTGEMRFTRAVKDRLATPALHLQVMAFQDDDPRKYSVATVLVRVLAVNRFHPVFDLAEYHGFVTAGNSPASLVYTYGNRALMLHVQDQDFKHGFNPMIYFTFSPTSNHTGIYRVTQEGLLIARANQLKARQKHLLHVMARDRESGDAVVAAVVVEVLSESQSIPLSALVDDRAVSCTLGKALFLSTAFLTVLGSAATLVLWLKRKQKGHLDPLERGCVPQGKHPNVSLRWFQLVNPSNSTPRVDDVSFSSEDYGTTNPSFSFSGKDPTSCQGPIQLNSSSNNPTAPLDATLSLAEATCTTITFNNVNVSAPTRNLSCLSTFRPNSVDSNPAETKESSSETPPLDEAVQSTCLDSHTSTGEDPLDTSASPSPSSVSVPRSHARIASAEIEKPFNKPHVASPPNPAHPPLLPSPLAKQTSTPPPTPEQAPLKATLVMVDASPELSEQRWSEEEDQPCTSLDQPEQPEHQQVDHPSNSEDDNGFLGDEDADKNSESELEEDEEELLSIMSRCNPMFVTFTP, encoded by the exons ATGGCTGCAGCTGCCAAACTGAAGTGGACCCCCCTTGTGATGCTCCTCCTGCATCTACCTTCAGTCGCAG GGATGTCGGGATGGGGTGGTTGCTTGGACGGTCAGGACATCTACTCCAGGGTGGCGGAAAACAGCCTGTGTGGAGAAGTGGTGGCTGACCTCATGGCGGACCCCCCAGGGGAGGGGGTTGAATGGAGGCTGCACGGGAAAGACGCCGATTGGTTCTTCGTGGATGGAGGACTCATACGTTTGAATTCATCTCCAGAGAAAGTGCTTGACCGAGAG ATGCAGGGTCCTGTGCTGATGGTGGAATTGTCATGCTATGAAGATGACGTGCTTCAG AGCGTTTCCAGGATTGTGGTGGAGGTTCTCAACGAGAATGACAACTGGCCCGAGTTTGTGGAAGACACGATCCAATCTGTTGTCGTCAGCGAG CTGACTCCGGTCGATGCGCTCGTGTTTACCGTCCTGGCAACTGATGCAGACAATGACCAGCTCATTTACTCCATTGACCAGTCATCT CCTGACGCAGACTATTTCAAAATCAACCTTTTCTACAGCGGGGAG GAAATGAACACAGCTGAGCACTTCAACACTAGCATCGACATCATGGTCGAAGTCCAGGATGGAGACGACCAGTACCCTCAGTTCCTACCCTGCACGCTGCTGTTTCAGGACCGTACCAATCGGATTTGCACCAGTCCCGTGTACACCGTCAACGTCACAGAAGGCAAAGAG GACTTTGTACTGGATTTCTTTCCTGGTCCCATCCATGCAGTGGATGGTGACAAAGGACTCAGCGCCACAGTCAACTATGCCATCCTTTCAG GAGACGACCACGGCCGTTTCCTGATGGACCGAATGACAGGAGAGATGAGGTTCACCCGGGCGGTGAAGGACAGACTCGCCACGCCGGCACTGCATCTTCAAGTCATG GCCTTTCAGGACGACGACCCCAGGAAGTACTCGGTTGCCACTGTGCTGGTCCGTGTACTGGCGGTGAACCGGTTCCATCCGGTGTTTGACTTGGCTGAATACCACGGCTTTGTGACGGCGGGGAATAGTCCCGCCTCCCTGGTTTATACCTACGGCAACAGGGCATTGATGTTACATGTGCAGGACCAGGACTTTAAACAT GGATTTAATCCGATGATCTACTTCACCTTCAGCCCCACGTCCAATCACACGGGCATCTACCGGGTCACACAGGAGGGGCTCCTCATTGCCAGGGCCAATCAACTCAAAGCAAGACAAAAGCACCTTCTGCAT GTAATGGCGAGAGACCGGGAGTCAGGTGACGCCGTTGTCGCTGCTGTGGTGGTAGAGGTGTTATCTGAAAGCCAATCAA TTCCTCTGAGTGCGCTGGTAGACGACCGCGCCGTCAGTTGCACCCTGGGCAAAGCCTTGTTCCTCAGCACGGCTTTCCTGACCGTGCTGGGCTCCGCCGCGACTCTGGTCCTGTGGCTCAAGAGGAAACAAAAGGGCCATCTGGACCCCCTGGAGAGAGGCTGCGTGCCCCAGGGCAAGCACCCCAATGTG AGCCTTCGATGGTTCCAACTG GTGAATCCGAGCAACAGCACGCCACGGGTGGATGACGTGAGCTTCAGCAGTGAAGACTACGGAACCACGAACCCTTCATTCAGCTTCTCGGGCAAAGATCCGACATCTTGCCAAGGGCCCATCCAgctcaacagcagcagcaacaacccGACGGCTCCCCTCGATGCCACGTTGAGCTTGGCTGAAGCGACGTGTACCACCATCACCTTCAACAACGTCAATGTCTCCGCCCCCACCAGAAACCTGTCTTGCTTGTCCACCTTCAGACCAAATTCTGTGGACAGCAACCCCGCCGAGACCAAAGAAAGCAGCTCGGAGACGCCGCCATTAGATGAAGCTGTACAGTCCACCTGTCTGGACTCACATACAAGCACCGGAGAGGACCCTCTTGACACCTCCGCCAGCCCTTCGCCTTCGTCCGTTAGCGTCCCACGCAGCCACGCCCGGATAGCCTCAGCCGAGATAGAGAAACCTTTCAACAAACCTCATGTGGCGTCACCACCAAACCCTGCACACCCCCCTCTACTGCCCTCACCCCTTGCCAAACAGACTAGCACACCGCCGCCCACCCCCGAGCAGGCCCCCTTGAAGGCCACGCTGGTCATGGTGGACGCGTCACCTGAATTGTCGGAGCAGAGGTGGAGCGAAGAGGAGGATCAGCCCTGCACGTCGCTGGACCAGCCTGAGCAACCGGAACACCAGCAGGTAGACCACCCGTCAAATTCCGAGGACGACAACGGATTTTTGGGAGATGAAGACGCCGATAAGAACAGTGAGAGCGAATtagaggaggatgaggaagagcTACTGAGCATAATGAGCCGATGCAACCCAATGTTTGTCACGTTCACACCgtga